From Salvia splendens isolate huo1 chromosome 16, SspV2, whole genome shotgun sequence, a single genomic window includes:
- the LOC121770967 gene encoding B-box zinc finger protein 22-like: MRKSNSPPPSPPSLSRSTPPLHQKSHTTASVDYSATGARTMKIQCSVCEAAEAKVLCCADEAAMCADCDQKVHATNRLSGKHQRVPLSASSSQMPKCDVCQETSGYFFCLEDRALLCRRCDIATHTANRLVSAHQRFLLTGVKVGLDAAKLDPPVSSGTTRSQSIEKTSGSNPPPAPRSTTMQVATTDQSNKTLPVQTTVGGDISLSKLSFPGGSTTKSFSQWELDEFLELGDSSLEFMDPELSKSDRSSLLRVTDLEVEGDECLGQSPNAFWTVPEIPSSLTASGLAWPKIPQTPCDSAAIVPGIISLPARSPGGDNLF, encoded by the exons ATGCGCAAAAGCAATTCACCACCGCCCTCGCCCCCTTCTCTCTCCCGATCAACCCCACCTCTTCATCAAAAATCTCACACCACCGCCTCTGTTGATTATTCTGCTACTGGTGCCCGCACAATGAAGATTCAGTGCAGCGTCTGCGAGGCGGCAGAGGCGAAGGTGCTCTGCTGCGCCGACGAGGCCGCGATGTGCGCCGACTGCGATCAGAAGGTGCACGCCACCAATAGGCTCTCTGGTAAGCACCAGAGGGTTCCTCTCTCTGCTTCTTCGTCTCAGATGCCCAAGTGTGACGTGTGCCAG GAAACATCAGGATACTTCTTTTGCCTTGAGGATCGAGCTCTACTTTGCAGAAGATGTGATATTGCTACGCACACTGCAAATCGCTTGGTCTCTGCTCATCAGAGGTTCTTGCTCACTGGAGTTAAAGTAGGCCTCGATGCAGCCAAACTTGATCCACCAGTGTCCTCGGGGACGACACGTTCTCAATCAATCGAGAAAACCTCAGGATCGAACCCTCCTCCTGCTCCGAGGAGTACTACCATGCAGGTAGCAACAACTGATCAATCCAATAAAACTCTGCCTGTCCAAACTACTGTAGGTGGGGATATTTCATTGTCGAAGCTGTCTTTTCCGGGCGGCTCGACGACTAAAAGCTTTTCACAGTGGGAGTTGGATGAATTCCTTGAGCTTGGGGACTCTAGTCTTGAGTTCATGGATCCTGAACTATCCAAG TCGGATCGCTCGTCTCTCCTGAGAGTTACTGATTTGGAGGTCGAGGGTGACGAGTGTCTGGGTCAGTCACCGAATGCTTTCTGGACAGTGCCAGAGATTCCATCTTCCCTGACAGCATCCGGGCTTGCCTGGCCCAAGATTCCTCAGACCCCATGCGATTCTGCTGCCATCGTGCCCGGTATCATCTCCTTACCTGCACGCTCCCCCGGTGGTGATAATTTGTTTTGA
- the LOC121772124 gene encoding trifunctional UDP-glucose 4,6-dehydratase/UDP-4-keto-6-deoxy-D-glucose 3,5-epimerase/UDP-4-keto-L-rhamnose-reductase RHM1-like isoform X1, which produces MIRRDPWLVLCIYRGGKNPLVKMSTYTPKNILVTGAAGFIASHVANRLVRNYPEYKIIVLDKLDYCSNLKNLFPSNSSPNFKFVKGDIGSADLVNYLLITENIDTIMHFAAQTHVDNSFGNSFEFTKNNIYGTHVLLEACKVTGSQIRRFIHVSTDEVYGETDEDAVVGNHEASQLLPTNPYSATKAGAEMLVMAYGRSYGLPVITTRGNNVYGPNQFPEKLIPKFILLAMRGQTLPIHGDGSNVRSYLYCEDVAEAFEVVLHKGEVGHVYNIGTKKERRVIDVAQDICKLFNMDADKSIEFVENRPFNDQRYFLDDEKLKNIGWAERTTWEDGLRKTMEWYISNPDWWGDVSGALIPHPRMLMMPGGAERVSEQSESGLSGNDNQSKLLVPDAKNSASPQKPAFKFLIYGRTGWLGGLLGKLCEKQGIPYEYGKGRLQDRASLLADIAAVMPTHVFNAAGVTGRPNVDWCESHKTETIRTNVIGTLTLADVCREKGLLVMNYATGCIFEYDAAHPEGSGIGFKEEDTPNFAGSYYSKTKAMVEDLLKEFDNVCTLRVRMPISSDLENPRNFITKISRYNKVVNIPNSMTVLDELLPISIEMAKRNLSGIWNFTNPGVISHNEILEMYKKYINPEFTWSNFTLEEQAKVIVAARSNNEMDASKLKKEFPELLSIEESLIKYVFEPNKKTSAA; this is translated from the exons aTGATCCGCCGAGATCCTTGGCTTGTGCTGTGCATATATAGGGGCGGGAAG AATCCCCTGGTGAAAATGTCGACGTACACGCCCAAGAATATCCTTGTTACCGGGGCTGCCGGATTCATTGCATCACATGTTGCGAATAGGCTAGTTCGGAACTACCCTGAGTATAAGATCATTGTTCTTGACAAACTTGATTACTGCTCCAATCTGAAAAACCTGTTCCCATCCAACTCTTCTCCCAACTTCAAGTTTGTTAAGGGAGACATTGGTAGTGCTGACCTCGTGAACTACCTTCTCATCACTGAGAATATTGATACCATTATGCACTTTGCTGCCCAGACTCATGTTGATAATTCATTCGGCAACAGCTTCGAGTTCACCAAGAACAACATCTATGGCACCCATGTCCTGTTGGAGGCTTGCAAGGTGACTGGAAGTCAGATCAGGAGGTTTATCCATGTCAGCACTGACGAGGTCTATGGGGAGACGGATGAGGATGCTGTTGTTGGCAACCATGAGGCATCACAGCTGCTTCCCACGAATCCTTACTCGGCCACGAAGGCAGGGGCGGAGATGCTTGTCATGGCCTATGGTAGATCTTATGGATTGCCTGTGATCACGACCCGTGGGAACAATGTTTATGGCCCGAATCAGTTCCCCGAGAAGTTAATTCCCAAGTTTATCCTCTTGGCCATGAGAGGACAGACGCTTCCTATCCATGGCGATGGCTCTAATGTGCGGAGTTATCTTTACTGTGAGGATGTTGCGGAGGCATTTGAAGTGGTTCTCCACAAGGGAGAAGTCGGCCACGTGTACAACATTGGGACGAAGAAGGAAAGAAGGGTCATCGATGTTGCTCAAGATATATGCAAGCTGTTTAACATGGATGCTGATAAGAGCATTGAGTTTGTAGAGAATAGGCCCTTCAATGATCAGAGGTATTTCCTTGATGATGAGAAGCTGAAGAATATCGGTTGGGCCGAGAGGACCACTTGGGAAGATGGGTTGAGGAAAACGATGGAGTGGTACATTAGCAACCCCGACTGGTGGGGTGATGTCTCTGGTGCTCTGATACCTCACCCTAGAATGTTGATGATGCCCGGTGGCGCGGAGAGAGTGTCTGAGCAGTCTGAATCAGGATTGTCTGGTAACGATAACCAGTCTAAGTTGTTGGTCCCGGATGCCAAAAACAGCGCCTCGCCTCAGAAACCAGCCTTCAAGTTCTTAATCTACGGCAGGACAGGGTGGCTCGGGGGTTTGCTTGGGAAGCTGTGTGAGAAACAGGGTATCCCTTACGAATATGGGAAGGGGCGTTTACAGGATCGCGCTTCACTTTTGGCAGATATTGCTGCGGTTATGCCTACTCATGTGTTCAACGCTGCTGGTGTAACGGGTAGACCAAACGTTGATTGGTGTGAATCTCACAAGACGGAGACAATTCGTACCAACGTCATTGGTACATTGACTCTTGCAGATGTCTGCAGAGAGAAAGGTCTTCTAGTGATGAACTATGCAACTGGTTGTATATTCGAGTATGATGCTGCACACCCCGAAGGCTCTGGGATCGGGTTTAAGGAAGAAGACACGCCCAATTTTGCTGGCTCATACTATTCTAAGACCAAAGCCATG GTTGAGGATCTCCTGAAAGAGTTCGACAATGTGTGCACACTAAGAGTTCGGATGCCAATATCCTCCGACCTAGAGAACCCACGCAATTTCATCACAAAGATCTCTCGGTACAACAAGGTGGTGAACATCCCCAACAGCATGACAGTCTTGGATGAGCTTCTCCCAATCTCAATCGAGATGGCCAAGCGAAACCTCAGTGGCATATGGAACTTCACCAACCCTGGTGTCATCAGCCACAACGAGATCCTGGAGATGTACAAGAAGTACATCAACCCGGAATTCACCTGGAGCAACTTCACGCTCGAGGAGCAAGCCAAGGTTATCGTTGCTGCTAGGAGTAACAACGAGATGGATGCTTCCAAGCTGAAGAAGGAGTTCCCGGAGCTTCTATCCATCGAGGAGTCGTTGATCAAGTACGTTTTCGAGCCCAATAAGAAAACCTCTGCTGCTTGA
- the LOC121772124 gene encoding trifunctional UDP-glucose 4,6-dehydratase/UDP-4-keto-6-deoxy-D-glucose 3,5-epimerase/UDP-4-keto-L-rhamnose-reductase RHM1-like isoform X2, translated as MSTYTPKNILVTGAAGFIASHVANRLVRNYPEYKIIVLDKLDYCSNLKNLFPSNSSPNFKFVKGDIGSADLVNYLLITENIDTIMHFAAQTHVDNSFGNSFEFTKNNIYGTHVLLEACKVTGSQIRRFIHVSTDEVYGETDEDAVVGNHEASQLLPTNPYSATKAGAEMLVMAYGRSYGLPVITTRGNNVYGPNQFPEKLIPKFILLAMRGQTLPIHGDGSNVRSYLYCEDVAEAFEVVLHKGEVGHVYNIGTKKERRVIDVAQDICKLFNMDADKSIEFVENRPFNDQRYFLDDEKLKNIGWAERTTWEDGLRKTMEWYISNPDWWGDVSGALIPHPRMLMMPGGAERVSEQSESGLSGNDNQSKLLVPDAKNSASPQKPAFKFLIYGRTGWLGGLLGKLCEKQGIPYEYGKGRLQDRASLLADIAAVMPTHVFNAAGVTGRPNVDWCESHKTETIRTNVIGTLTLADVCREKGLLVMNYATGCIFEYDAAHPEGSGIGFKEEDTPNFAGSYYSKTKAMVEDLLKEFDNVCTLRVRMPISSDLENPRNFITKISRYNKVVNIPNSMTVLDELLPISIEMAKRNLSGIWNFTNPGVISHNEILEMYKKYINPEFTWSNFTLEEQAKVIVAARSNNEMDASKLKKEFPELLSIEESLIKYVFEPNKKTSAA; from the exons ATGTCGACGTACACGCCCAAGAATATCCTTGTTACCGGGGCTGCCGGATTCATTGCATCACATGTTGCGAATAGGCTAGTTCGGAACTACCCTGAGTATAAGATCATTGTTCTTGACAAACTTGATTACTGCTCCAATCTGAAAAACCTGTTCCCATCCAACTCTTCTCCCAACTTCAAGTTTGTTAAGGGAGACATTGGTAGTGCTGACCTCGTGAACTACCTTCTCATCACTGAGAATATTGATACCATTATGCACTTTGCTGCCCAGACTCATGTTGATAATTCATTCGGCAACAGCTTCGAGTTCACCAAGAACAACATCTATGGCACCCATGTCCTGTTGGAGGCTTGCAAGGTGACTGGAAGTCAGATCAGGAGGTTTATCCATGTCAGCACTGACGAGGTCTATGGGGAGACGGATGAGGATGCTGTTGTTGGCAACCATGAGGCATCACAGCTGCTTCCCACGAATCCTTACTCGGCCACGAAGGCAGGGGCGGAGATGCTTGTCATGGCCTATGGTAGATCTTATGGATTGCCTGTGATCACGACCCGTGGGAACAATGTTTATGGCCCGAATCAGTTCCCCGAGAAGTTAATTCCCAAGTTTATCCTCTTGGCCATGAGAGGACAGACGCTTCCTATCCATGGCGATGGCTCTAATGTGCGGAGTTATCTTTACTGTGAGGATGTTGCGGAGGCATTTGAAGTGGTTCTCCACAAGGGAGAAGTCGGCCACGTGTACAACATTGGGACGAAGAAGGAAAGAAGGGTCATCGATGTTGCTCAAGATATATGCAAGCTGTTTAACATGGATGCTGATAAGAGCATTGAGTTTGTAGAGAATAGGCCCTTCAATGATCAGAGGTATTTCCTTGATGATGAGAAGCTGAAGAATATCGGTTGGGCCGAGAGGACCACTTGGGAAGATGGGTTGAGGAAAACGATGGAGTGGTACATTAGCAACCCCGACTGGTGGGGTGATGTCTCTGGTGCTCTGATACCTCACCCTAGAATGTTGATGATGCCCGGTGGCGCGGAGAGAGTGTCTGAGCAGTCTGAATCAGGATTGTCTGGTAACGATAACCAGTCTAAGTTGTTGGTCCCGGATGCCAAAAACAGCGCCTCGCCTCAGAAACCAGCCTTCAAGTTCTTAATCTACGGCAGGACAGGGTGGCTCGGGGGTTTGCTTGGGAAGCTGTGTGAGAAACAGGGTATCCCTTACGAATATGGGAAGGGGCGTTTACAGGATCGCGCTTCACTTTTGGCAGATATTGCTGCGGTTATGCCTACTCATGTGTTCAACGCTGCTGGTGTAACGGGTAGACCAAACGTTGATTGGTGTGAATCTCACAAGACGGAGACAATTCGTACCAACGTCATTGGTACATTGACTCTTGCAGATGTCTGCAGAGAGAAAGGTCTTCTAGTGATGAACTATGCAACTGGTTGTATATTCGAGTATGATGCTGCACACCCCGAAGGCTCTGGGATCGGGTTTAAGGAAGAAGACACGCCCAATTTTGCTGGCTCATACTATTCTAAGACCAAAGCCATG GTTGAGGATCTCCTGAAAGAGTTCGACAATGTGTGCACACTAAGAGTTCGGATGCCAATATCCTCCGACCTAGAGAACCCACGCAATTTCATCACAAAGATCTCTCGGTACAACAAGGTGGTGAACATCCCCAACAGCATGACAGTCTTGGATGAGCTTCTCCCAATCTCAATCGAGATGGCCAAGCGAAACCTCAGTGGCATATGGAACTTCACCAACCCTGGTGTCATCAGCCACAACGAGATCCTGGAGATGTACAAGAAGTACATCAACCCGGAATTCACCTGGAGCAACTTCACGCTCGAGGAGCAAGCCAAGGTTATCGTTGCTGCTAGGAGTAACAACGAGATGGATGCTTCCAAGCTGAAGAAGGAGTTCCCGGAGCTTCTATCCATCGAGGAGTCGTTGATCAAGTACGTTTTCGAGCCCAATAAGAAAACCTCTGCTGCTTGA
- the LOC121770909 gene encoding probable sodium/metabolite cotransporter BASS1, chloroplastic, with protein MEWTTAKSHSPIYALLRRPPPSNRPPPPRSPKSHFSPISIKLNNLQSQSQFRKPLFAAPTSRRPESKPTHCGNSSNAVNAEERSWIEAAGEAVSTAFPVWVALGCLLGLLRPSSFNWVQPKLTVMGITLTMLGMGMTLTFDDLRGALAMPKELFAGFFLQYSIMPLSGYIVSKLLNLPSYYAAGLILVGCCPGGTASNIVTYIARGNVALSVLMTAASTLSAVVMTPFLTAKLAGQYVAVDAAGLFMSTLQVVLLPVLAGAFLNQYFRGLVKIVCPVMPPIAVATVAILCGNAIAQSSSAILTSGLQVVLAVAFLHTSGFFFGYVLSRMLGIDVSSSRTISIEVGMQNSVLGVVLATQHFGNPLTAVPCAVSSVCHSIFGSALAGIWRRDIPKKDRDEKQDA; from the exons ATGGAGTGGACCACCGCCAAATCTCACTCACCCATCTACGCTCTCCTCCGCAGACCTCCACCTTCAAACCGACCGCCACCGCCGCGTTCACCTAAATCACACTTCTCACCAATCTCAATCAAGCTCAACAATCTCCAATCCCAATCTCAATTTCGGAAGCCCCTTTTCGCAGCCCCGACCTCACGCCGCCCCGAATCGAAACCCACTCACTGCGGCAATTCGTCGAACGCCGTGAATGCAGAAGAGAGGAGCTGGATCGAAGCGGCTGGGGAGGCGGTGTCGACCGCATTTCCAGTGTGGGTGGCGCTGGGGTGCTTGCTAGGGCTGTTGCGGCCGAGCTCCTTCAATTGGGTGCAGCCGAAGTTGACGGTGATGGGCATCACCCTCACCATGCTTGGAATGGGCATGACGCTCACCTTTGATGATCTCCGCGGCGCCCTCGCTATGCCTAAGGAGTTGTTTGCTGGATTCTTCTTGCAGTATTCG ATAATGCCATTATCCGGATATATTGTGAGCAAGCTCTTAAACTTGCCGTCATATTATGCAGCCGGCTTGATACTGGTGGGATGCTGCCCCGGAG GAACAGCCAGTAACATCGTTACATACATTGCACG CGGAAATGTGGCTCTTTCCGTGTTAATGACGGCTGCAAGTACGCTCTCTGCTGTG GTTATGACTCCTTTTCTCACAGCAAAACTCGCAGGCCAATATGTTGCCGTCGACGCAGCAGGTCTATTCATGTCGACTTTGCAG GTTGTGCTTCTCCCGGTTCTGGCTGGCGCATTTCTGAATCAGTACTTCCGGGGCCTTGTTAAGATCGTCTGCCCCGTGATGCCTCCCATCGCTGTAGCAACTGTCGCGATCCTATGTGGAAATGCAATCGCTCAGAGTTCCTCCGCGATCCTCACGTCTGGCCTACAGGTAGTTCTTGCAGTGGCCTTTCTTCACACTTCAGGGTTCTTCTTTGGATACGTGCTTTCGAGAATGTTGGGGATCGACGTATCCTCTTCGAGAACAATCTCCATCGAGGTTGGAATGCAG AACTCGGTGCTTGGAGTGGTTCTTGCGACTCAACACTTTGGGAACCCGTTGACAGCTGTGCCATGCGCGGTTTCCAGTGTGTGCCACTCGATCTTTGGTAGTGCGTTGGCTGGGATTTGGAGACGGGACATCCCCAAGAAAGATCGAGACGAGAAACAAGATGCATAG
- the LOC121770910 gene encoding uncharacterized protein LOC121770910, which yields MDMEDEISKVEQKRHALTTTLILLEEILRNHRINLLLISMLITLIRPNGGKRKRGGRGTAEPLMDAIPAHVKQLDRLVRISDRSCVDNLRMDRNTFGRLCRILRDRVGLIDQKFVTIEEQVSMFLCILSHHKKTRIVGHDFMRSSQTVSKYLHTVLRGVLTLYDLFLVKPTPIDDDCTDSRWKWFKGCLGALDGTYINVRVPLADAPRYRNRKGQITTNTLAVCDRHLRFVYVLPGWEGSAGDSRILRDAISRPRGLKVPIKVQKWI from the exons ATGGACATGGAAGATGAAATTAGCAAG GTTGAACAGAAACGTCATGCATTGACAACGACATTGATTTTGCTTGAGGAGATACTAAGAAACCATCGAATTAACCTCCTTCTTATAAGTATGTTAATCACATTGATACGACCAAATGGCGGTAAAAGGAAACGAGGTGGTAGAGGTACAGCCGAGCCTCTGATGGATGCAATTCCTGCTCATGTGAAGCAGTTAGATAGGCTAGTGCGCATCTCAGATCGTTCATGTGTAGACAATTTAAGGATGGATAGAAACACATTTGGTCGTTTATGTCGCATCCTGCGAGACCGGGTAGGTTTAATTGACCAGAAATTTGTTACCATCGAGGAACAAGTTTCTATGTTTCTGTGCATTCTATCCCACCATAAGAAGACACGAATTGTCGGTCATGATTTCATGCGATCTTCACAAACTGTGTCGAAATACTTGCATACAGTTCTTCGTGGAGTGCTTACTCTCTATGATTTGTTTTTGGTGAAACCTACTCCGATTGATGATGATTGCACTGATTCAAGGTGGAAGTGGTTTAAG GGTTGTCTAGGGGCTTTGGATGGCACATATATCAATGTACGGGTCCCTCTTGCTGACGCACCCCGCTACAGAAATAGGAAAGGACAGATCACGACAAACACACTTGCTGTGTGTGATCGACATCTTCGCTTTGTTTATGTCTTGCCCGGTTGGGAGGGATCTGCAGGTGACTCGAGGATCTTACGTGATGCAATTAGCAGGCCACGTGGACTTAAGGTGCCTATCAAGGTGCAAAAATGGATATAG
- the LOC121772089 gene encoding SH2 domain-containing protein A-like encodes MSDFSGTEERDYVSLRNLKVDFRREDDGEVGDGCFALCFWIYIDHCASFPSSVLIQKHPDVACNPPFLYLDDKKKMKLFPLLCMYKEALNPENPIPLTDVPCISTETEFPMKKWVHVGCEVSRDLMRLHVDGEIVGVNPLTCSINKDLHEEGLKNICLACPDENKDKLYGYVHGLGVLFREPSIKNHYVKDPPLRLTIDHSSALEIEEGSDSVWSIVGGKASCRRIFSLDVVLLDAFGGPVSKELEAVASLLYADNGVPVENTTDAKSPLLINCDGIEYASHERPCKLINGRASFKLKISQLSSKCDNRLFQIKFNVPRLGNYPFLETLSMPIRCVSRGRSARTASITLRKSSSRTYYGNGCESPSPDDGSMQLITNIVREAKPSPSSKRIKLGQDMPFAMFKEEVRQSNKVHHSRAWTANQGNAHARSMKLKPEDHCGTENNSCASDNSEATNSDPRSVLSVPSPISDLIIFKYCLGGPAEKCHLLKEIAIPATEEQLADFANQVSLFSGCLHHRHQIKMAKRLVEEGIQVWTSVSGNNHHVLWENLVFIINEQFMKIACSTRPLMEQDLECLRRIAGCRDVVMQEDFERMWSWLFPVAFTLSQSAVNAMWDSLPPTWIEGFITKEEAESTLQGPGGLQDPGTFLLRFPTSRSWPHPDAGNLVVTYVESDYIIRHRLLSFDFIHSSPSKETTLQDLLLHEPKLSRLGRVVRSE; translated from the exons ATGAGTGATTTCAGTGGAACGGAGGAGAGAGATTATGTTTCCCTGCGGAATCTCAAAGTGGATTTCAGAAGAGAAGACGATGGGGAAGTGGGAGATGGATGTTTTGCGCTCTGTTTCTGGATTTACATTGATCATTGTGCTTCTTTCCCCTCTTCAGTTCTGATTCAG AAGCATCCAGATGTCGCTTGTAATCCGCCTTTTTTGTACTTGGACgacaagaagaaaatgaagctCTTTCCGCTGCTGTGTATGTACAAAGAGGCTCTAAATCCCGAAAATCCTATTCCCTTGACTGATGTTCCATGTATCTCCACGGAGACTGAGTTCCCTATGAAGAAATGGGTTCACGTTGGATGTGAG GTCTCGAGGGATCTTATGAGGCTTCATGTAGATGGGGAAATTGTCGGAGTCAATCCTTTGACCTGCTCAATTAACAAGGACTTGCATGAAGAGGGTTTGAAAAATATATGCTTGGCATGCCCCGAcgaaaataaagataaattataTGGCTATGTTCATGGACTTGGTGTCCTGTTCCGTGAACCGTCCATCAAAAACCACTATGTCAAG GATCCTCCGTTACGACTGACAATTGACCATTCTAGTGCATTGGAGATTGAAGAAGGCAGTGACAGTGTGTGGAGCATCGTTGGGGGCAAG GCATCTTGCCGCAGGATATTTTCTCTGGACGTTGTGCTATTGGATGCATTTGGTGGTCCAGTGAGCAAAGAACTCGAG GCTGTCGCTTCTCTCCTCTACGCCGACAATGGTGTCCCTGTTGAGAACACTACTGATGCGAAATCTCCCCTTCTTATCAACTGTGACGGTATTGAATATGCTTCTCATGAGAGACCGTGCAAACTGATCAACGGGCGTGCCTCTTTTAAGCTCAAGATATCGCAG CTTTCTTCAAAGTGTGACAACAGGCTGTTCCAGATAAAGTTTAACGTTCCAAGATTGGGAAATTACCCTTTTCTTGAGACCCTATCTATGCCTATTCGCTGTGTTTCACGCGGCAGGAGTGCACGGACAGCTTCTATTACGCTGAGAAAGTCATCCAGTAGAACTTACTATGGTAATGGATGTGAATCGCCTAGTCCTGATGATGGATCAATGCAACTTATCACCAATATTGTTCGTGAAGCCAAACCAAGTCCATCATCAAAGCGGATCAAATTAGGACAAGATATGCCGTTTGCGATGTTCAAAGAAGAAGTTAGGCAATCCAACAAAGTTCACCACTCTCGTGCTTGGACTGCTAATCAG GGCAACGCACATGCAAGGAGTATGAAGCTGAAACCGGAAGATCATTGTGGAACAGAGAACAATTCATGTGCTTCTGATAATAGCGAAGCAACAAACTCTGACCCGAGAAGTGTGCTCAGTGTTCCGAGTCCGATCTCAGATTTAATAATATTCAAGTACTGCCTGGGAGGTCCAGCGGAGAAATGCCATCTTCTCAAGGAAATTGCTATTCCAGCTACAGAAGAGCAACTAGCCGATTTTGCAAATCAGGTTTCCCTGTTCTCCGGTTGCTTACATCACAG GCATCAAATAAAAATGGCAAAGAGATTGGTCGAGGAGGGGATTCAAGTCTGGACATCAGTATCAGGGAACAACCACCACGTTCTATGGGAGAATCTCGTTTTCATCATTAATGAACAATTCATGAAGATAGCCTGCTCTACTCGTCCTTTAATGGAACAG GACCTTGAGTGCTTGAGGAGAATAGCAGGCTGCCGGGATGTCGTTATGCAAGAAGATTTCGAGAGAATGTGGTCGTGGCTATTCCCAGTAGCTTTTACCTTGTCACAAAGTGCGGTTAACGCAATGTGGGATTCATTGCCTCCTACATGGATCGAGGGGTTTATCACCAAAGAAGAAGCGGAATCTACACTTCAGGGCCCAGGAGGTCTTCAAGATCCCGGAACATTCCTACTGCGATTCCCTACGTCCAGGAGCTGGCCCCACCCAGATGCCGGTAACCTCGTTGTGACTTATGTTGAAAGCGACTACATCATTCGCCACAGGCTTCTCTCCTTTGATTTCATTCACAG TTCTCCTTCCAAGGAAACCACACTACAAGACCTACTGCTCCACGAGCCCAAACTCTCACGATTGGGAAG AGTGGTAAGAAGTGAGTAG